A genome region from Candidatus Microthrix parvicella Bio17-1 includes the following:
- a CDS encoding TIGR00730 family Rossman fold protein — MTRRPRYRTGDIQLDESIKALVEQADLDGNHDLYTEIVTSAMRMGRERTDRGDVKIVNSALKELRNAFAVFAPYGDVRKCAVFGSARTAEDSEAYRMAREVGRLLADSDWMVLTGGGPGIMTAVVEGAGPEASFGVSIVLPFEPGGAEHAALFDGKNINFRYFFSRKLTLTKESSGYVVFPGGFGTLDETMELLTLMQTGKAPPSPVVLFEPPGDAYWRSWRHYVEVELLDGGLISPVDLDIVHITSDPIEAVAYVRDFYRVFHSIRHVGNKLYIRLNTDVSDEALDTLNAEFGDLLTCGTIERAEAAAVEVEDNDIPDLPRLRLRFNNAAHGRLHVLVQRLGQLA, encoded by the coding sequence ATGACCCGTCGCCCCCGCTACCGCACCGGTGATATCCAGTTGGACGAGTCGATCAAGGCACTGGTGGAACAGGCCGACCTCGACGGCAATCACGACCTCTACACGGAGATCGTGACCTCGGCGATGCGGATGGGCAGGGAACGCACCGATCGTGGAGACGTGAAGATCGTAAACTCGGCACTCAAGGAGTTACGCAATGCGTTTGCGGTGTTTGCTCCGTATGGCGACGTGCGCAAGTGCGCCGTGTTCGGCTCGGCCCGCACCGCCGAAGACAGCGAGGCCTACCGCATGGCCCGCGAGGTGGGACGGCTGTTGGCGGATTCCGACTGGATGGTGTTGACCGGTGGTGGGCCCGGCATCATGACCGCCGTGGTCGAGGGGGCGGGCCCGGAAGCCAGCTTCGGGGTTTCGATCGTGTTGCCGTTCGAGCCGGGCGGTGCCGAGCATGCGGCCCTGTTCGACGGAAAGAACATCAACTTCCGCTACTTCTTCAGCCGCAAGTTGACCCTCACCAAGGAGTCGTCGGGCTACGTGGTCTTTCCGGGCGGGTTTGGCACGCTGGACGAGACGATGGAACTCCTCACCCTGATGCAAACGGGCAAGGCGCCGCCGTCGCCGGTGGTGCTCTTCGAGCCGCCGGGCGATGCGTATTGGCGCAGCTGGCGCCACTACGTGGAGGTGGAGTTGCTCGATGGCGGGCTGATCTCACCGGTCGACCTCGACATCGTGCACATCACATCCGACCCGATTGAGGCCGTCGCGTACGTGCGAGACTTTTATCGGGTGTTCCATTCGATCCGACACGTGGGCAACAAGCTGTACATACGCCTGAACACAGATGTCTCCGACGAGGCGCTGGACACGCTGAATGCCGAGTTTGGAGACCTGCTGACCTGCGGCACGATCGAACGCGCCGAAGCCGCAGCGGTGGAGGTGGAGGATAACGACATCCCCGACCTCCCCAGGCTGCGGCTCCGGTTTAACAACGCCGCCCATGGGCGGTTGCACGTGTTGGTGCAGCGTCTCGGCCAGCTGGCCTGA
- a CDS encoding flavin monoamine oxidase family protein codes for MERRQLLRMGATGGAWWATLATAGGCSSQRDAERNATRGSTSTRQPVPEPTAMVRTNWSKDPWARGSYSYLPVGATPELRRALGTPIGDRLFFAGEATDLGDPGTVHGARASGMRVATQVAAATGTDETLLIIGAGMAGLTAAFELSAGRFADRRYRVRLVEARDRLGGRLDSVRPAGLDTYAERGASWVHGIETNELDTLVHEARIDTVPFDYRQATLGLEGRRLPTDYLDEPADAVEQAAAWARRQGADQALADAVEASGFAEKVDQEALEHYLTTEVTDEYGASAARLSARWALEEGNEGTDLLVVGGYSNLARHLANQIPKVDVRLSTPVAEVAHDPDGVTVITQTDETLSADRVIVTVPLGVLQAGDISFSPALSEDHQTAIDDLGMGLLDKVILYFDTPFWQEAAPMWTRVAPGHPFREWFNTSPGLADTQLTTLTGGDVALAWAEKTDHQVQAAALGALATFMAAGW; via the coding sequence GTGGAACGACGTCAACTACTTCGTATGGGTGCCACGGGCGGCGCATGGTGGGCCACACTGGCCACGGCCGGCGGATGCTCCTCGCAGCGCGACGCCGAGCGGAACGCCACCCGGGGGTCGACCTCAACGCGGCAGCCCGTTCCCGAACCGACCGCCATGGTCCGCACCAACTGGTCAAAGGACCCCTGGGCCCGTGGCTCGTACAGCTACCTGCCGGTGGGGGCAACGCCCGAGCTACGCCGGGCGCTGGGCACCCCCATCGGCGATCGCCTGTTCTTCGCCGGTGAGGCCACCGACCTGGGCGACCCCGGCACGGTGCACGGGGCCCGGGCCAGCGGCATGCGGGTGGCGACACAGGTGGCGGCTGCGACCGGCACCGACGAGACCCTCCTGATCATCGGCGCCGGCATGGCGGGGTTGACCGCGGCGTTCGAGTTGAGCGCCGGCAGGTTCGCCGACCGCCGATACCGGGTGAGGCTGGTCGAGGCCCGCGACCGCCTGGGGGGCCGGCTCGACTCGGTCAGACCCGCCGGCCTCGACACCTACGCCGAGCGGGGCGCCTCCTGGGTGCATGGAATCGAAACCAACGAACTGGACACGCTGGTGCACGAGGCCCGGATCGACACCGTGCCCTTTGACTACCGCCAGGCGACGCTGGGGTTGGAGGGCCGGCGACTGCCCACCGACTACCTCGATGAGCCCGCCGATGCCGTCGAGCAGGCAGCCGCCTGGGCCCGGCGACAGGGCGCCGATCAGGCACTCGCCGACGCCGTCGAGGCCAGTGGGTTCGCCGAAAAGGTCGACCAAGAGGCCCTGGAGCACTACCTGACCACCGAGGTGACCGACGAGTACGGGGCCTCAGCCGCACGGCTCTCAGCGCGGTGGGCGCTGGAGGAGGGCAACGAGGGCACCGACCTGCTGGTGGTGGGCGGCTACTCCAACCTGGCACGGCATCTTGCGAACCAGATCCCGAAAGTCGATGTCCGCCTCAGCACACCGGTGGCCGAAGTCGCCCACGACCCCGACGGCGTCACCGTCATCACGCAGACCGACGAGACGTTGAGCGCCGACCGGGTGATCGTCACCGTGCCACTCGGCGTGCTCCAGGCGGGTGACATCTCATTCTCGCCGGCGCTCTCGGAGGACCACCAGACGGCGATCGACGACCTCGGCATGGGCCTGCTTGACAAGGTGATCCTCTACTTCGATACACCGTTCTGGCAGGAGGCCGCGCCAATGTGGACCAGGGTCGCGCCCGGCCATCCGTTCCGAGAATGGTTCAACACCTCCCCCGGCCTGGCCGATACACAACTGACGACCCTGACCGGCGGCGACGTTGCCCTGGCCTGGGCCGAGAAGACCGATCACCAGGTTCAGGCAGCGGCGCTGGGCGCCCTCGCGACCTTCATGGCAGCCGGATGGTGA
- a CDS encoding PIG-L family deacetylase has protein sequence MSTLVCFHAHPDDEAIATGGTMALASAAGHRVVLIVATDGELGFTVEGEAETPEALGAFRRAETQAAASILGAHRVEFLGYHDSGMAGESSNDDPACFAQADVDEAAERVAAILREERADVFTIYDDHGGYGHPDHIAVHTVGTRAGELAEVPSVVWATMNRDKIREQMAGAADLMSELGDATSDDPPKMDEEMGSPEALITHGVDVTSVVGAKRRAMVAHRSQIGDDSWFLKLPDDIFAVAFGHEWFVDPANPRPADSPMIAHLL, from the coding sequence GTGTCCACGCTCGTGTGTTTCCATGCCCATCCCGACGACGAGGCGATCGCCACCGGGGGCACGATGGCCCTGGCGTCGGCGGCCGGGCATCGGGTGGTGCTCATCGTCGCCACTGACGGCGAGCTCGGTTTCACGGTCGAGGGTGAGGCCGAAACCCCCGAGGCACTCGGCGCGTTCCGCCGGGCCGAAACCCAGGCGGCCGCGTCGATTCTGGGTGCCCACCGTGTGGAGTTCCTCGGCTACCACGACAGCGGCATGGCGGGGGAGTCCAGCAACGACGACCCGGCCTGTTTCGCCCAGGCCGATGTCGACGAGGCCGCCGAACGTGTGGCGGCGATCCTGCGTGAGGAACGGGCCGATGTGTTCACGATCTACGATGATCACGGCGGTTACGGCCACCCCGACCACATCGCGGTGCACACGGTGGGTACCCGGGCGGGCGAGTTGGCGGAGGTGCCAAGCGTGGTGTGGGCCACGATGAACCGGGACAAGATTCGCGAGCAGATGGCGGGTGCCGCCGACCTGATGTCGGAACTGGGCGACGCCACCTCCGACGACCCGCCCAAGATGGACGAGGAAATGGGCAGTCCCGAGGCGCTGATCACCCACGGCGTCGATGTCACCTCGGTCGTCGGGGCAAAGCGGCGGGCGATGGTGGCTCACCGCAGCCAGATCGGCGATGACTCGTGGTTTCTCAAGCTGCCCGATGACATCTTTGCCGTGGCGTTCGGTCATGAGTGGTTCGTCGACCCGGCCAATCCCCGCCCGGCTGATTCGCCGATGATCGCCCATCTTCTGTGA
- a CDS encoding CaiB/BaiF CoA transferase family protein: MSGPLTGIKIVEVAGIGPAPFAAMMLADLGADIVRIDRAGNVSGGSPDLPPGDLLTRGRRSIGVDLKSPEGVEVVLQLAESADAFLEGFRPGVAERLGIGPDEMLARNPKLVYGRMTGWGQDGPYAPMAGHDINYIALAGALAHLGRAGEQPTPPINLVGDFGGGGMLMALGLCAALLESGRSGAGQVVDAAMVDGSASLMTMIWAFQAMGIWTDERGTNMLDTAAHFYDTYRTADDKWVSIGSIEPQFYAELLRLTGLAGEDLPHQMDQTAWAELKDRLRGVFAAKTRAEWMEIMEGTDVCFAPVLTMSEAAQHPHNVARGTFTEVAGITQPAPAPRFSRTPGEIRRPPPHAGQHTDEVLTEWLGADTAKVAELRAGGAVA, from the coding sequence ATGAGTGGACCGCTGACAGGAATCAAGATCGTCGAGGTTGCGGGCATCGGACCGGCACCTTTTGCCGCCATGATGCTGGCAGACCTGGGGGCCGACATTGTGCGCATCGATCGGGCGGGCAACGTGTCGGGGGGCAGCCCCGACCTTCCGCCCGGCGATCTACTGACCCGGGGCCGCCGGTCGATTGGGGTGGACCTGAAGTCGCCGGAGGGCGTCGAGGTGGTGCTCCAATTGGCCGAGTCCGCCGATGCCTTTCTCGAGGGCTTCCGGCCCGGTGTGGCCGAGCGGTTGGGCATCGGTCCCGACGAGATGCTGGCCCGCAACCCCAAGCTGGTGTACGGCCGCATGACGGGGTGGGGTCAGGACGGTCCGTACGCGCCGATGGCCGGTCACGACATCAACTACATCGCTCTGGCCGGCGCGCTGGCCCATCTGGGCCGCGCCGGCGAGCAGCCCACGCCGCCGATCAACCTCGTCGGCGACTTCGGCGGTGGCGGCATGCTGATGGCCTTGGGCCTGTGTGCGGCGTTGCTCGAGTCGGGGCGTTCAGGTGCGGGTCAGGTGGTCGATGCGGCCATGGTGGACGGCTCGGCCAGCCTGATGACGATGATCTGGGCGTTCCAGGCGATGGGCATCTGGACCGACGAGCGGGGCACCAACATGCTGGACACCGCCGCCCACTTCTATGACACCTATCGCACCGCCGACGACAAGTGGGTGTCGATTGGTTCGATCGAGCCGCAGTTCTACGCCGAGCTGTTGCGCCTCACCGGCCTGGCGGGCGAGGACCTGCCCCACCAGATGGACCAGACCGCCTGGGCCGAGCTGAAGGACAGGCTGCGGGGCGTGTTCGCGGCCAAGACCAGGGCCGAGTGGATGGAGATCATGGAGGGCACCGACGTGTGCTTCGCCCCGGTGCTCACCATGTCCGAAGCGGCCCAGCACCCGCACAATGTGGCCCGTGGCACCTTCACCGAGGTGGCCGGCATCACTCAGCCCGCCCCTGCGCCCCGGTTCAGCCGCACCCCCGGCGAAATCCGTCGCCCTCCGCCCCACGCCGGCCAGCACACCGACGAGGTGCTGACCGAATGGTTGGGGGCCGACACCGCCAAGGTGGCCGAGCTGCGAGCGGGCGGCGCTGTCGCCTGA
- a CDS encoding cation:proton antiporter — MNQLVLASAGADVARAFIELGVLLIGLGFLARLSHRIGLSPIPAYLAAGLIFGTGGLVELNFAEDFIDLASEIGVLLLLFVLGLEYTGAELTEGLKNGWRAGFVDVLLNFTPGFVAGLVLGWGPIGGLMLAGVTYISSSGVVSKLLSDLDRMANRETPAVLAVLVFEDLVVAAYLPVLGVLLVGGSLLSGTLSVGVALAVTTLALIMAIRFGGPISKVISARSDEALLLSVMGGILVVGGLAEQVQVSSAIGAFLVGIALSGEVRDRAEALLTPLRDLFAAIFFVLFSLRIDPGDLPPVLLVAALLAIVTTMTKISTGRYAAKQLGVGPKGRDRAGMELIARGEFSIVIAGLAAGTTVNAALAPTAAAYVLILAVLGPLLAKFNPPIPSLASIRGRLRPQQPGTSLSRSAPERP; from the coding sequence GTGAACCAGCTTGTGTTGGCATCAGCAGGTGCCGATGTCGCCCGCGCGTTCATCGAGTTGGGCGTGCTTCTGATCGGGCTGGGATTCTTGGCCCGTCTCTCCCACCGGATCGGGCTGAGCCCGATTCCTGCGTATCTGGCGGCCGGACTGATCTTCGGCACCGGTGGGCTGGTGGAACTGAACTTCGCCGAGGACTTCATCGACCTTGCGTCGGAAATAGGCGTGCTGTTGTTGCTGTTCGTACTTGGCCTGGAATACACCGGCGCCGAACTGACCGAAGGCTTGAAGAACGGGTGGCGGGCGGGGTTCGTCGACGTGTTGCTCAACTTCACGCCGGGTTTCGTAGCGGGCCTGGTGCTCGGGTGGGGGCCGATCGGTGGGCTGATGCTGGCCGGGGTGACCTACATCTCGTCATCCGGGGTGGTGTCGAAGCTGCTCTCGGATTTGGATCGCATGGCCAACCGCGAGACGCCGGCGGTGCTCGCAGTTCTCGTGTTCGAGGACCTGGTTGTCGCCGCCTACCTGCCGGTGCTCGGGGTGCTGCTGGTGGGCGGCTCGCTGTTGTCGGGCACGCTCTCGGTTGGTGTGGCTCTGGCGGTGACGACGCTTGCGTTGATCATGGCCATCCGCTTCGGTGGGCCGATCAGCAAAGTGATTTCGGCGCGCTCGGACGAGGCGCTGCTTCTGAGCGTGATGGGCGGGATCCTCGTGGTCGGGGGCCTTGCCGAGCAGGTCCAGGTCAGCTCGGCGATTGGGGCGTTCCTGGTTGGCATCGCGCTGTCGGGGGAGGTGCGCGACCGGGCCGAGGCGCTGCTGACGCCGTTACGCGACCTGTTCGCTGCGATCTTCTTCGTGCTGTTCAGCCTGCGTATCGATCCGGGCGACCTGCCGCCGGTGCTCCTCGTTGCAGCGTTGCTCGCCATCGTCACCACCATGACCAAGATCTCCACCGGCCGCTACGCCGCCAAACAGCTGGGGGTGGGCCCAAAAGGTCGCGATCGGGCGGGCATGGAGCTGATCGCCAGAGGGGAGTTTTCCATCGTGATCGCCGGGCTTGCCGCCGGCACCACCGTCAACGCGGCATTGGCGCCGACCGCCGCGGCCTACGTGTTGATCCTGGCGGTGCTCGGGCCGCTGTTGGCCAAGTTCAACCCGCCGATACCCAGCCTGGCGTCGATCCGCGGTCGGCTGCGCCCTCAGCAACCCGGGACGTCGCTCAGTCGGAGTGCGCCCGAGCGCCCGTGA
- a CDS encoding cation:proton antiporter regulatory subunit translates to MGRVSESELPGVGARFDFTTDNGEQLGVVVHRTGRRDVAFYDKDDPDACRAMVHLEEHEARDLAELLGGGRLSDEVARLRHQVAGITLDWLTVEPGSAWAGVTLRESEVRSETGVSIVAIIRDGEASPSPGPDDLFEVGATVFAVGMPDGLEVLSERLSS, encoded by the coding sequence ATGGGACGCGTTTCTGAGAGTGAACTGCCGGGTGTTGGCGCACGCTTCGACTTCACCACCGACAACGGCGAACAGTTGGGGGTGGTGGTGCACCGGACCGGGCGTCGCGACGTGGCCTTCTACGACAAGGACGACCCAGACGCCTGCCGGGCCATGGTGCATCTGGAGGAGCACGAGGCACGCGACCTGGCCGAACTGCTGGGCGGCGGCCGCCTGTCCGACGAGGTGGCGCGCCTTCGCCATCAGGTTGCGGGCATCACCCTCGACTGGTTGACCGTCGAGCCGGGGTCGGCCTGGGCCGGGGTCACACTGCGCGAGTCCGAGGTGCGATCTGAGACGGGGGTGTCGATCGTGGCCATCATTCGCGATGGCGAGGCATCGCCGTCGCCCGGACCAGACGACCTTTTCGAGGTGGGCGCCACCGTGTTCGCCGTCGGTATGCCTGACGGGCTCGAGGTGCTGAGCGAACGACTGAGCAGCTGA
- a CDS encoding rhomboid family intramembrane serine protease, with translation MASFPTSTTPSPKSPRGGALDQVPQWLRPLAPVVMMLAVMWAVEIINIPLGGRLDRFGVRPRELAGLPGIVFAPFLHAGFGHLIANTVPFLVLGAVVAYTGLRPFLMITALVMAGSGAGMWLFGSTNSVQVGASGLVFGYLTYLLTRGFFARRFTWILGGALIALLYGSMLWGLIPRHGVSFTGHLFGALSGIGVAWLMHRDDSTDEKLHPYAEMTSPGGGDTNGSAPWGDT, from the coding sequence ATGGCGTCCTTCCCGACCTCCACCACGCCGTCGCCGAAGTCGCCTCGGGGTGGCGCGCTCGACCAGGTTCCGCAGTGGCTCCGCCCCCTGGCGCCGGTGGTCATGATGCTGGCGGTGATGTGGGCGGTGGAGATCATCAACATTCCGTTGGGCGGGCGGCTGGATCGCTTTGGGGTGCGACCCCGCGAGTTGGCCGGCCTGCCCGGCATCGTGTTTGCGCCCTTCCTGCATGCGGGGTTTGGCCATCTGATCGCCAACACCGTGCCGTTTCTGGTGCTGGGCGCCGTCGTCGCCTACACCGGGCTTCGACCATTCCTCATGATCACTGCGCTCGTTATGGCCGGTAGTGGCGCCGGAATGTGGCTGTTCGGCTCGACCAATTCGGTTCAGGTGGGCGCCAGCGGGCTGGTGTTCGGGTACCTCACCTACCTGTTGACCCGCGGGTTCTTCGCCAGGCGCTTTACCTGGATCCTGGGCGGCGCGCTGATCGCCCTGTTGTACGGCTCGATGCTGTGGGGCCTGATCCCCCGGCACGGCGTGTCGTTCACCGGCCATCTGTTTGGAGCACTCAGTGGCATCGGTGTGGCGTGGCTGATGCACCGCGACGACTCAACCGATGAGAAACTGCACCCCTATGCTGAGATGACGTCGCCTGGTGGCGGCGACACCAACGGTTCAGCACCCTGGGGGGACACATGA
- a CDS encoding WS/DGAT/MGAT family O-acyltransferase → MTTTDRLSPLDSSFLHLENEFAHMHIGSTSIFEGPPPPFEDVRALVESKLIDIPRYRQVVRFVPMDLGRPVWADDRHFNLEFHVRHTALPLPGGREELRRLVARIMSQQLDRSRPLWEMWVVEGLEDGHWALISKVHHAMVDGVSGAELLSTVLDISPDATIAKAAEWAPRSSPSNIELATDAVAQLVKSPYEQVRALRAAGRVPRQAIEQLKEVGAGLSSLAGILSATPESTLNGPIGPHRRYVWTSISVDDIKTVRAALGGTFNDVVLATITRGFRSLLRARDESTDRVVRTLVPVSVRPRNDGEVAAGDGTMANKVSAMFAELPVMLDDPGEALAAVSEQMADLKESKQAVAGEALTSMADFAPPMLLALGERVAARAAQRNVNTVTTNVPGPQLPLYSLGRRMLEIFPFVPLAGQVRVGVAMFSYYGTVYFGITGDYDTCEDIGVLSDGIEAGMEDLLHLARAAS, encoded by the coding sequence ATGACCACCACCGATCGTCTGAGTCCGTTGGACTCCTCGTTTCTCCACCTGGAGAACGAGTTCGCGCACATGCACATCGGCAGCACGTCGATCTTCGAGGGGCCACCCCCACCGTTCGAGGATGTTCGGGCGCTCGTGGAATCCAAGCTCATCGACATTCCGCGGTACCGGCAGGTGGTGCGCTTCGTACCGATGGACCTGGGTCGACCCGTGTGGGCCGACGACCGTCACTTCAACCTGGAATTTCACGTACGCCACACTGCGCTCCCGCTCCCGGGCGGCCGCGAGGAACTGCGCCGCCTGGTGGCCCGCATCATGTCCCAGCAGCTGGACCGCAGCCGACCGCTGTGGGAGATGTGGGTCGTCGAAGGTTTGGAGGATGGCCACTGGGCGCTCATCTCCAAGGTTCATCACGCCATGGTGGACGGCGTGTCCGGCGCCGAACTGCTGTCAACCGTGCTGGACATCAGCCCCGACGCCACCATCGCCAAAGCAGCCGAGTGGGCGCCGCGATCGTCACCTTCCAACATCGAGCTGGCCACCGACGCGGTCGCCCAACTTGTGAAGAGCCCCTACGAGCAGGTGCGGGCGTTGCGTGCAGCCGGTCGGGTGCCACGCCAGGCGATCGAACAGCTCAAAGAGGTGGGCGCCGGGCTCAGCTCACTGGCGGGGATTCTGTCGGCGACACCCGAGAGCACCCTGAACGGGCCCATCGGCCCCCACCGGAGGTACGTCTGGACGTCGATTTCGGTGGACGACATCAAGACGGTTCGGGCCGCGCTCGGCGGCACGTTCAACGACGTGGTGCTGGCCACGATCACCCGGGGCTTCCGGTCACTGTTGCGAGCCCGCGACGAGAGCACCGACCGTGTGGTGCGCACGCTGGTGCCGGTTTCGGTGCGGCCGCGCAACGATGGTGAGGTGGCTGCCGGCGACGGCACCATGGCCAACAAGGTGTCCGCCATGTTCGCCGAACTGCCGGTGATGCTTGACGACCCCGGCGAGGCCCTGGCGGCCGTCTCGGAGCAGATGGCCGACCTCAAGGAGTCCAAGCAGGCGGTGGCCGGTGAGGCACTCACGTCGATGGCCGACTTCGCCCCGCCCATGCTGTTGGCGTTGGGAGAACGGGTGGCCGCCCGGGCGGCTCAGCGCAACGTCAACACGGTGACCACGAACGTGCCCGGTCCCCAACTGCCGTTGTATTCGCTGGGACGGCGGATGCTGGAGATCTTCCCGTTCGTGCCGCTGGCCGGTCAGGTGCGCGTTGGGGTGGCCATGTTTAGCTATTACGGCACCGTGTACTTCGGTATCACCGGCGACTACGACACGTGCGAAGACATCGGCGTGCTCAGCGACGGCATTGAGGCGGGCATGGAGGACCTGCTGCACCTGGCTCGGGCCGCCTCCTGA